ACCCAGCGCTTGGGCGGCCTGCCCCGCCCTTCGAGACGCACAGATTCGCAACAGGAGCCTCTTTCTTGAAGGCGACTCTTCTGCCTATCGGCCGAGGATCTTCCGGGCGGCTTCGAGGAAGCGGTCGTTTCCCTCGGGGGTGTGGACCGAGACGCGCAGGGACCGGGGATAGCCGTTTCCCTTCATGGGACGCACGATGACGCCCTCCCGCAGGAGGGCCTGGAAGGTATCGTTGGCGTCTTCTGGAAAGTCCACGAGGACGAAGTTCGCCACCGAGGGCGTCACGGTCAGGCCGAGGGATTCGCATCCCGCCGCCAGCCTCGGCAGCTCCCTCGCGTTCAAGGCCACGCCACGGGCCACGAACTCAACGTCCTCCAGGGCCGCCATCGCCGCCACCTGGGCCGCGCTCGTCGTGTTGAACGGAGAGCGCACCTTGTGGAGGGTCTGCGTCACCTCGCGCCCGGCCACGCCGTACCCCACCCGGAGCCCAGCCAGGCCGTAGGCCTTGCTGAAGGTCCCGAGGACCAGGAGGTTGGGGAAGCGGGAGAGGAGCGGCATCACGGAGCCGTAGTCGGGGGCCTTCACGAACTCCTTGTAGGCCTCGTCCAGGATCACCAGCACGTTCGGAGGGACCCTCTC
The sequence above is a segment of the Acidobacteriota bacterium genome. Coding sequences within it:
- the hisC gene encoding histidinol-phosphate transaminase is translated as MSIPVPPYIEAIRPYVPGKPVQEVERELGLKGTVKMASNENPLGPSPKAVEAVRAFLGDLHIYPEGSGFYLCQALARCFGVEAGNVVLGNGSVELVEMSARAYLNREAGAVYSAGSFAMYPIACQVVDAPQKAVPMRGRNHDLDALLAALDERTRLLILDNPINPTGRYVPRGELEAFLERVPPNVLVILDEAYKEFVKAPDYGSVMPLLSRFPNLLVLGTFSKAYGLAGLRVGYGVAGREVTQTLHKVRSPFNTTSAAQVAAMAALEDVEFVARGVALNARELPRLAAGCESLGLTVTPSVANFVLVDFPEDANDTFQALLREGVIVRPMKGNGYPRSLRVSVHTPEGNDRFLEAARKILGR